One Anaerolineae bacterium genomic window, TGCGGCAGGGCTTCGACGGCCACTGGCTCTTTCACCTCACCTACACCCCGGAACCACACCAGGGCGCGTTCATTTTCACCTTTTACCTGGCCCTGGGACATTTGGCCCGGTTGGCCCACCTGCCGCTGATCCTTGTTTTTCATCTGGCGCGGCTGCTGGCCGGGTTGATTTTGCTGCTGGCCGCCTTCCGTTTTGTCAATCTGGTTACGCCCCACCCGTCCGAACGGCGGCTGGCCTTTATTTTATTATGCACCGCCTCCGGCCTGGGCTGGTTGGGGGCCATATTCAACGCCTTGCCCATTGACCTGTGGGTGCCCGAGGCCTTTGTGCCCTACAGCCTCTACGCCAACCCCCACTTTCCCCTGGCTATAGCCTTGATGTTGATCATTCTGCAAATTGCGCTCTGGCCGCCGCCCGTGCCGGGCATCAAAAAACAAATTTTCTTCTTCCTTCTGGCCGGTCTGGCCGCCCTGGTTCTGGCCCTCGTTTTGCCTTTTGCCCTGTTGACCACCTGGGCCGTGCTGCTCGTCTGCCTGGGCTGGTTCTACCTTAACCGGCGATATTTGCCCCTAACGCAAATTTGCTTTACCTTGAGCGTTGTTGTTTTTGCAGCCCCGATTATTTTTTACGATTATTGGGTTTCTATCGCCAACCCGGTTCTGGCCGGTTGGAGCGCCCAAAACGTTACCCCGGCCCCAACCCTGGCGAACCTGGCTCTTGGTTATGGCCCGGTTGGCCTGCTGGCGATGGTGGGCGGTTGGATGGTGATCCGCGGAGATGATAAAGTTTCAAACGAGTGGGTGGTACTGTGGTGGACGCTGACCACGCTCTTTCTGGTTTACCTGCCTTTTTTCAACTTGCAGCGCCGGCTCATCAACGGGTTGCATCTGCCCTTGTGCCTGCTGGCCGCCATTGGCCTGACCCGCTGGCTGGCTCACAGTCGCCTAAAACCGGCTCAACGCCGCCTGGTCAAAAATATGGTGGTGACGATGGGGGCCTTGGGCACGCTTTTTGTGTGGAGTATCCCCTTATTGGGCATGTTACAAGCGCCAGCCGAGTCGGAAACAACGGCCAAGTTTTTTTTGCAGAAGCAAGAAATTTTAGCCTTTGACTGGCTACGCCAACATTCCGGGCAAAACAATATTATCCTGGCCTCGCCTCGCCTGGGGCTGTTTGTGCCCGGCCAAACCGGGGCGCGAGCCTTTTACGGCCATCCTTTTGAAACCATTAAGGCCACCGCCAAAAAAGATATGGTTGAAGCCTTTTATCGCGGCGAGCTAAAGATGGTCGCTCCCCCGCCGGATTTTGTCATCTATGGCCCGTCGGAGCGGGCTTTGGGCCGGCCTCAAAACCTGGCGCAGTATCCGCCGGTATTTGCGGCCGGGGATGTGGCCGTTTATCAACGAGGTTCCCCATGAAACCAAAAAGATTGGCCCGCACCGTGATCTACGAAAATCCCTGGGTCAGCCTGTACACCGACAGGGTGCAATTCCCCGGCGGGCGCATTGTGGAAAAACATCATATCCTGGAATTTGGCAAAACGTCGGTGGGGGTGGTGGTGATCAATCCGCAAGGCCAAATTTTGCTGGTGCAAGCCTATCGCTATACTACCGATACCGTTGAATGGGAAATACCGGCCGGAAACGCGGAACCGGGGGAGACCGTTCTGGCGGCAGCCCGGCGCGAAGTGCGGGAAGAATCGGGCTATGAAACAACGGGCCACCAACTGCTTTACACGTATCATCCCATCAACGGTATATCAAACCTGGTATTTCATCTCGTCTCCTGCCAGGCCACTCAAAAAATGGGAGATTTTGACCGCAATGAAATAAAAGCGTGCCGGTGGGTATCGTTACAAGAAATTCGCCGGATGATTGGCGCTAAATTAATTAGAGACGGTTATTCTCTGACCGGATTATTACTGTATCTCCATTCAAATGAGGCTTAAAATGTTAAAAACGGAGGTGTCTACCACAATGATTTGGACCTTTATGTTGGGCCTGGTGTCCATTATGTTACTTTCGGCCGGCCAAACTTCAATCAAAGTTGGGCTGAACGCCATTGGCGGGGTGAGTTTATCGGAGGGCTTACCCGGTTTACTGAAACTTATGCACACGCCCTGGGTGATTGTTGGCTTTGCCCTGTACGGCTTCAGCGCCATTCTCTGGATGGATGTGC contains:
- a CDS encoding NUDIX hydrolase — protein: MKPKRLARTVIYENPWVSLYTDRVQFPGGRIVEKHHILEFGKTSVGVVVINPQGQILLVQAYRYTTDTVEWEIPAGNAEPGETVLAAARREVREESGYETTGHQLLYTYHPINGISNLVFHLVSCQATQKMGDFDRNEIKACRWVSLQEIRRMIGAKLIRDGYSLTGLLLYLHSNEA